Below is a genomic region from Nostoc sp. UHCC 0870.
ATTAGTGGCGATAATCCAAGCTGGGAAGGAGTTATACAAGCAATTAAGACTATAAATAAGCAAGAAAGGTTGAGAATAAAATTAGCATTTTAATAAATATGCCTTCTAATCCCCTACTTCATTTTATTACTAAAGTTATTAATATTGAAGATATTAAGGTTGTGAATTACAATTTTATCACCGATGATGAAATCGTAATTGAAATCCAAAGTCAGTCAAAAGTTGCTCAGTGTCCTCGCTGTGGAAAGACAACTGATAAAACTCATCAAAATCATTGGTATATGGTCAGAGATATACCCATGAGTGGCTATCAAGTAATTTTAAAAGTAAATCGTCGTCAATTGAAATGTACAGAATGTCAGAAAGTATTCAGCGAAAAACTGTCTTTTGTAAAAAGTAGAAGAACTTACACAACAAGACTAGGGATGAAAGTAATCAAGGAAGTATTAGAGACGGATGTGGAGAGTGCAGCTAGAAGAAATAGAATGACACCATCTGAGATAGAAACAATATTAAAAGAGTTAGAAGCAGATTTGCTAAAAGAAAAACCTCGTCAGATAAAAAAGCTAGGAATAGATGAAATCACACAATTAAAAGGGGGAAAGAATTATGCAGCAGTATTAGTAGATTTAGAGACAAGAAGACCCATAGCTTTGTTAGAAAAAAGAAATAAAGCAGTTATAGCAGAATACTTATCCAGTCTAGGTTCAGAGGTACTGAATCAAATAGAAGAAGTCAGCATAGACTTATGGATACCCTATAAAAGTTTAATCCAAGAAATGCTACCGAATGCTCAAGTGGTGGCAGATAGATTCCATGTCATGAAACAAATAAACCAGGAGTTAGACGCAAGAAGAAAACAGGAAAAAAGAGCAGCAGAGAAAATTAAAAATCGCCAAGAAAGAGAAAAGAAATTAGCTGGCTTAACTCACAGTAAATACCCTTTGCTAAAGAAAAAAGAAAGCCTGAGTGATGAAGAAAAGGCGAAGATAGCTTCACTCCAAAAAGTTGCTCCAGAGTTAGGAGAAATGTATCGGAATAAAGAAGCAATTAGAGATATATTTGAAAGTCCGATAACCAGTGATGAAGCCTTAGATAAATTCCTGGAATGGACTCAAGCAGCTTATAAATTATTCCCCAAAAGTTGTCGAACCATCTGTAGATGGATAGATGAAATTCTTGCTTATTTTGATCACCGAACTACTCAAGGTATCGTAGAAGGAATTAATCAGAAGATTAAGCTCATTAAACGCAGAGCTTATGGCTTAACTAACTTTAATAGTTTTAGAAGAAGGGTTTTACTAAATTGGTATTTCTGTTGTTAATTTAACATATCTAGTCTGGGAGAGCCAAAAATTACCCGTCTCTCATGAAGAAATGGCAGTAGCTCATGCTGCTATTGAAGTATTAAAAGCGAAGAAAGCCGAAGAAAACAAAACTAAAAAGCTAACACCCATTACCGAGATAGTTTCGCCACTTATTCAAGATGAAGAAGCCGTATTGCAAGACATGAGAAAATATTTGCACTCTGGTAGTGATGTTCTTCGACAAAAAGCTATTGATTGGGCTTGTGACCCTATCAATCAATGTCAATTAGTGAAGAGAAATGGACAGGTTGTTGATATTAACTGGGTAGATTTTTGAAGTGAGGAGACAGAAGCGATCACACTTATGCTATTAGGACGTGGGCCTTCTGGCGAGAAACCATCAGATTTTCCTGATTTAGTTAGAGACTCCAAAGGAGTAGTAGCCAATTATTTAATCTCATGTTCTGACAGAACCAGTACAACGAGTTCTTCTACAAGACCCACTAACCAAAAACTTATGACTACCACAATTATCAAAGCCATCAGCCTTCACCAACCCTGGGCATCCCTCATCACAATGGGACTAAAAAAGTACGAAACACGCTCTTGGGCTACCAACTACAGAGGCCCATTGTTAATCTGCGCTGCAAAAAAAACTAGCAGAGAACAAAAGCTGTATCATCAATATTTTCTCAACAAGTATCAACAAATACTCACCAACACTGACAACTATATCGAGTGGGAAGACTTACCTTTTGGAAGTGCGATCGCTCAGGTCAACCTAACCGACTGCATACGCATGACCCCAGCATTCATCAGCGAACAGCCCCAAACCGAGCTTGATACCGGCGACTGGCAAGTAGGTAGATTTGCTTGGCGGTTGGACAATATCAGGCGGATTGTACCTGCAATTCCTATTACTGGTAAACAGGGGTTGTTTAATGCTGAAGTCGAGCTAACAAGTTTGACTTTGGAGGCAGTCTCATGATGTACATCCTCTCTCTTTTCTCCGGCATCGACGGACTTTGCCACCACGGTATCTCTGCGGCGGGTTTATTCCACAAGCCCACCGTGGAAAGCCGTCTTGCCTGGGTTACTGACTACGATCTAGTGGGGGTATAGTATGATTTTTACCTCATATTACGCCGGCGAAATCAAAGGAGAACCAGTCTCCATCTCCCTCTATCTCCCCAAAGGCTGGAAAGGCAAGCACCTTCCCCTATTTGCCCCTACTCCCGAACTGTTGCATTGGTGGAAATTCTCCGCAAAAGATACCGCCGCACAACAGGAATACAAACGACAGTTCCGCGAGATTCTGGACTCTCGGCTTTCTCTGATACAGCTTTGGGTAGCCAAGCAGAAGGACAACCCTGTGGATATAACGCTGTGCTGCTTCGAGAAAACTGGGGATTTCTGCCATCGGTATCAGGTTGGAGAAGAAGTAGTACAAAAATACTTACCTGAGCTTTGGGGCGGAGAAATCGGCACTGTTGACCGCAAGAGGCAGGGAGCAAGGGGGACAAGGGAGACAAGAGACAAGAGACAAGGGGAAAACTTCTCCCCTATTCTCCCCACACCCTGCCACAAACCAGTTTTCTCTGCCACTTATCCACAACGAGTTTTGAGTCTCATCGAACAGTGCCACTCGTCCGGTTATCCTGTACAGTGCGATCGCCTAGCTTGCGGGTACTATCGGGTTTCTCTGCATGGCGAAGATTTGGGCGATTGGTCAGAGTTGGGGGTGCTGGGGGTTCTGTCGGGGTTGCAGCATGAGTTTTACCGTGGTCGGTTGTTTCCGTCGTTGGCTATTGCAACTCCTCAAGTTCCAGATGTACCACAGCCTGTTGCCGCACAACCCGAATCCCCCAGCTTGATTACACGGCTGGACAAGCTAGAAGGGGAGGAATTAGCCCAGATTCAAAACTGGTGCAAGTCCATCAAAAAACAGATGTTCCCCTCAGTCTCTCAGTATGCCGATGGTCGTCTGGAGTTGCACCTGCGGCGGTTCGTTAGTTTGGCTAGTGCTAAATCTGGTAAAAAAGCTGAGGTAAAATTGATTGCGTCGGGGCATTATGCTGGTGCAGATGTGATTGAGGCTTTGGGCGAGAAGCTGCTGCCGGACTTTCACCAAGCACTTGTACTGTTTTATCCATCTGGGACGCAAATTAAAGTACATCGGGATTCTCCAGCCTATGCTTCGGGGGCAGCGCAAATCAACATTATGGGTCGGGCGAAGTTCTCAATCTCCGGTTGCCAAGATCCTCGGCGGATGGAATCATATTGGTTGGAAGATGGCGATTGCATTGCTTTTGACAACAAGCAGCCGCATGGGATTGAACGGGTGGTAGGTGACAGGTGGTGTGTGTGTTTCTTCAGGCTCAAGGCGGAGTGTTTGGAGCAGGAGTACGGGAGGCAGTTGAGCTTGGTTTAATGGGAGAGTTGCCACCAAGTTAAGCCTCGGCGGATACCCTAGTTAATTTCCAAGCAGAACACCATCCAGCCTGATAAGCATCATCTGTGACATCATCAATAACTATCAACCCATCTAATCCGATGTAGTAAGGTAAAGGACTACCAGTAATCCAGCCATATGCTATTGCTTCAGAGTCTCGTTCTTCAACGGTAAAAATATCTAAACTTTCTTCTAAAACATGGTATGGCAAATAACAACAAGGATACTCTCTAGTGGTAATTCGTTCTACAGAATATCTTTCCCACTTAAATTCAAATCCCTGTACTTGTCGATAATTATTGTCTAGCCAGTTATAAAGTCTTTTGCCGATTTCAAAAGCTTGAGATTCGCTGACACAGGCAAGCTTTGGAGTAAACATCTCACCATTAAAATGAACTGTAATATCCCAAAGTTCTTCCTCTTCAGTAAAATCTATATCCTCATCAACCTCAATAATCCCAGCTTTATATAATTCAGCAGGCACGACTCTTTTCTCCTATAACGCTATCTTTAGACGCAACAAAAGGCGATCGCAAAATGCTACGCCAGTGTTCCATCAGTACAAACGAAAAATGCTTGACTATCTACCGAGAGTGGATCACATCTGCCAATAACTCAATCCCTTTGCTGTGCAATATAGTTCTTTACAGCTTCAGTTGAAATGTTGCCAGCAGTTCAACCCCTAACCGCTATCTTAATGGAGCAAGAGGACTCCGTGCGACCTAAAATGGTCAATTGAAACTACCACAATCTACGTTACCTGTCTCACCTACACCCAACCCGCAACCAGCTAAATTTAATCTCATGTCTCAACTTCAGCAGACCAATTTAAGAAAGCTTTTTTACTTTTGACCCGTTGGGGAAAATAGGGGGAGGTTACAGCGTTTATTTGATAAGGTGATCGTCTTTTTCCCTAAAAAATTGCAGTTAACAGCCTGAGCGATGGCGTTCCGCCCACCAGAGGTGATCGCCGTTCTAATGTAATAATCAGTAGTCAGATATCTGAGTATCCGCATACTCGCAAAATGGCTGATGCCTAACGTCAAGGCTAATACGCTTGCTTTGTGATGTAACTTAAATCCACCAGGGAGGTACTGCCCCTCCTGTTGCCGCGTTATCAGCACGGTGCTTCACTTTTTAGCCTCTGGTGGAAGGCGGAAGATGGAGGAATCGAACCCCCAGGTGTGACCCTGCTCTAGTTTTCAAGACTAGTTACCCTCCCTTGAGTAGCATCTTCCATATAGAACCCATTTGGGATCTATGAAGTAGCTAATCTTCGGAGCATAAGTCTGACAAAACAGAGATGAATTTTAGTCGTCGCATTCTCCAAAGTTCTTTCAAAATTTTTGACCAAGCTTTTACAGCGTTCCATCCAAGCATTACTTCTTTCAATGACCCATCTGGCTTTAACTGGTACAAAACCAGACTTTCCTTTCTGGACTTTTTCCGACTGGGATGGCTTGGGAGACAATTGAAATTGAATTTTACTCATGATTTGAGGATAAATTTTGACTAACTCTGCTTCGAGAAAGTCAGGATGATAACCGTTGTCTAAAAGGATTGTCGTTTTAGGTAGTTCCACAGGTTTGAATTTGAAGAAGTCGATATGAATTGTCAACATCTCAATCAGCCCTTGGTCATCAGAAATATTCGCCTGAGTACAGTGAGTAAAAAAGGGAAAGCCGAGAATATCTACTGCAAGATGCCTTTTTATACCGTTAGTGGACTTGTAAAAACAAAACCCCTTGGTTTCGATACTAGCGTTACAAGTATTTTTGACTGCTTGGGAATCGATCATGATCAAGGTAGTCCAAAGTGGCTTTCTTCCTTGTTTTTCTCGGACTCTGTGATGTAAAATCTCCATGATATCCTCAATCAATCCATCACTTCGCCACTGCTTGTAATGCCAAAAAACTGTGGAATAGGGCGGCAAATCCTTCGGTAAGTCAGCCCAATTGCAACCATTTTTCAGTTGATAAAAGATGCCATCTAAAATTTGTCTTTTACTCCATGTAGGTGGACGAGTCAGCTTCTTTTTAGGTAATAATGGTTCAATAATTAACCACTCTTCATCTGTTAAACTGCTTAAATACATAAGTGATAAAAAATACTGCTATAATAACAGTATACTAGATCCCAAATGGGTTCTATATTCCGTTGCTAATTGGGATTTCAAGGCTTCTCCACTGAGACTAGACAGAATAGGTGTAGACGATACAGGGAGATTAACAACAGATGATACTTTTGGCAATTGGAACTGAGCTAAAACTGGATCATGGTCACTTAAAGGTTTTGGTTTATTAACATTGACGTGAACGATATCAAATTTTACAGATGTATTATTGGACAAATTCTGGCTGACTAAAATATAGTCAAGCTGTTGAAGACGATTACGGAATTTATAGGTATATCGGTCATTCTCCTCTAGTAAATCAGAAAGATTTTTCAAGCCAGACTTTTGCAGAGCCTTGATAGTTTCTGAATCGTTTAAATCATTTAAATCCCCTGCTACAATTACATTTGCATTGTTATCTTCAGCCAATATTTTCCGAGTAAAGTCACCTACAATATTTGCTTGGTTTAATCTTTGTGTATCATTATCATCTCGTTGGGAAACAAAGTGATTACCAACAACAAAGAGAGAGTTGTTGTTGAATATAAACTCAGCAGCGAGGGGTTTACGACTACGCTTAAATGCCGAATTTGTTGGATCTATTCGAGCTGGATTGAGAGACAATTTAGGTCCATCTAACACGGAAACAGTATCTATAGCTGTTCCAACTGTCCCTGCTGCTAGGCTTACTCGTTGTGGTTGATATAAGTAACCTACTCGAATATTTCCGCCTGGTTCACCGCCATCAGCGTTTCTTTCAGGCGCAATATCAAAGGCAATATATTCGGGGCCACCTACACTTTTAATGGCATTGATTAATTTATTGTAAGTTTCTGTAGCTTCTACGATTTGTGAGTTTTGAGAACCGTCATTGTCTTGAATTTCTGTAAGAACTATGATATCTGGAGCAGCTAAATTCTTAACAATTAATTCACTTAAGGGTACGAAGCGTTCTGTATCTCCTGGATCTAGATTTTCTACATTGAAACCTGCTACTGTCAATAAATCTTCTCCAGATTTTAAAGCTGTATTTTCACGATTGTCTTGAGGTTCAGGTACTAATTCTTCTGGTTGTGGTCTTGTCGGTTGAGAGGAAATCACTCGGCTGATATATTTCTCTACAATCCATCTTTCTTGACCATCTGGTAGTTGAATTTCTACCCAATTCCCATTTTTAGCAGTTGTTACTACTTTAGCAACTGTTCCATCTAAGGCACGTCCGATTAAACTGGATGAGGAGGTTTGATGAAGAGGTACACCAAGATTTGATGTAGCTTTCAACTCTACTTGCTCACCGGATACAACATCTATCGCCCAAGCCGGAGTCGCAATTAGGACTACTGATAGCAGTAAGCCAACCAAAAAACTAATTATTTTTTTCACTGTCATAAATCGAGCCGAATCCACTTGTACAATTTACTTCTTTAAAATTCCCTCTCAACAGTATTGATTCCTGATTTAGTGAGAAAAAGAGAACAGAAGCGTTCAATTACAAGAGAGTGAAAAAGGAATAGATACTTACTGCTGCTGTGCTGTGCTTATTGGAACAACAATCCGAGGAATTGCTGCTCTGGGTATCTTGACAACAACATTGGTGAATGCGATCGCTGTAGTTCACTGCACCAAGTAACGGAATTGCTACAATCGAATCAATTGAAACTGCAAACTATTTTTAGCAGGTATGTCCAGTTTTTGGTTTTGGGAAAAAGATTCGGTTGAATACGAAATTTTCAAGAAATATGAACGGGCATTAGTTAGCATTGGAGTAAACTTTTCCCTTGAGCAAGTCCAAGAAGCATTGGAAGTTTGCACTTATGGGCTAGAAGATGCCTTTAGAAGCACAATCGACTATGTGCTTTGGTTGCAAAAGAATGAAAAACAGGTTTTCCCTAATGCCATTTTGATTAGTGCGCTGCAAGAACAATGGAAGCCAAAGGCATGGAAAGATGACTATCTGGAACTGCCCCTGTTGGAGTCACCGGGACAAAAGTGGTGGAATGCCGCAGCCAAAATGTGGGGGTATGATGTACGTAATCGCCTTGTTGCTAATGTTTTTTATGACAACGGTACAGAGTTCATCAAATTCACCAACGGCAAAGAAATTACTGTAGATACTGCGTGGCGTTGGGAGTGGGAACGGGTGCTGAAATATGCCACTAATCAATAGCTCCGGCTAATCATCCCTGCACCGGAAACCGCCGCATCATCTCTGCCAACTCGACAGCCGCACCATCCGCCGTATACACAACCTCACCCGACATCGCAATCACAATCCTGTTTTTCCTCGCCCATTCAAACCAATCCTTCACAGCAGATTTGACCTGCGCTGACTCCGGTTTCCTGCCTTCCTTACAGGCAGCCACAAACACAGCTTCCGGTGACTTAATCCCTTTCCAAGTCCGTAAGGCTTCTTTGAGATAGGCGATCGCACCCGGTACATTTTCCCAGTACCGCCTGACTGTACGCTGAATTTCTGAATTGAGGCGAAATCTTTTTTTACGTACAAACACTAAACCTTTAGTATAAAAAATAATTTATACTAAATAAGCAGTAAATAAGTATTTAAATTTTCCAACTTAAACAACACTAGAAAGGATTATTCGTAATCGTGAAAAAATAAATGAAGTTTGGAAATAGTTAAATAATTAATAATTACGAGCAAAGTAGTTAAACCTATCTAATAATATCCTACTTATTAATTTTATGGGATGGTACTATGATGGCAGAGGAAACCCTTCGCCCTCTATAAAAGCAAGCCAAAGAGCAGCGCGTCGGGCTGCTCGTGAAGCTGCAAAAGCTCGTCGTAATCTAGAACGATTCCAACGTAAAAGAGAAGCAGAACAACGGCATAAACAACGCCAGTCTGCTCTCCTTATGAGAGAACTGGCAAAGGAATCAAAACTTAGAGCAAAAATGCAAGAATTAGAACTTGCTAAATATGAAGTGCAAGTTTATGAAAACCGTATAGATTGCCTTCTATCAGTACATAAAGAATGCAGTGAAGAATGGGATTGGGTTCTAATTCGCAATTCTCAGCCACCCATTAAACCTGAAAAGCAAAATACGCATGAAATTGCTGCTCAACTTAAATTATCTCAATATAAGCCTACACTTTGTGATAAGTTATTTAGACGTGTTAAAGGTAAGCAAACCATCTTAGCAAATGATGTAGATGAAGGAAGAAAAACAGACATCTTAAATTATAATACTGCAATTTCAGAATATAAAGAAGATTATGAAAATTGGCAAAATCTAGTTGAGTTATCAAAACAGATTATTACAGGCGATATTGAAGCCTATATGGATGTAATTGATATGGAAAAACCCTTCGACGATATTTGTGAGTTAGGCTCTATGATTGAATTTGACATCATTGATAGCTCAACCTTGGGTGTTACAGTTTATGTAAATAGTGAAACTTCTATTCCTTCTGAAATCAAAAGTTTAACGAAAACGGGTAGACTTTCAACAAAAAAAATGCCAAAAGCGAGATTTTATGAAATATACCAGGACTATATTTGTGGTTGTGTATTACGAATAGCTAGAGAAATGTTCGCTTTGTTGCCGATTGAAACAATTTTAATTACAAGCATTGGTGAACTATTTAATTCTCAAACAGGCCATACTCAAAAACAATCAATTCTATCTGTAGCTATTCCTAAAAACATTTTTGTAAAACTTAATTTTGATAGTCTTGATCCATCAGATTCAATGTCTAACTTCTTGCATAGAATGAAATTTCAAAAAACAAAAGGTTTTATGCCGATTGAGGCACTCAGCATATCAGAATTGAAGAGTCAATAATTATTAGCTATTTTAAGCATTGCTACTCATCCCACTTCACCAACACCCCATCCACCGCAACCAATCCCCACTGTGGACACTTCGCCACCAGTTTCTTGATCACAATCCTCAAAGCAGAGTCATCCGCCCAACACTCCATCAAAAACTCATCCCCTGGATTTTCGAGCATTTGTTCCGCCATCTTGAGTTTCTGCATCTGCCCTGGCTACATCTTTGACTTTACTGCGATCGCTCCTCAGTTTTGCTATCACTCCCCCACCGGACACCGCCGCATCATCTCCTGCAAGCTCACCGCCTCCCCCTCTGCCGTATACACAACCTCACCCGACATCGCAATCACAATCCTTTACCGCCTCGCCCACTCAAACCAATCTTTCACAGCAGATTTAACCTGCGCGGATTCAGGTTTCCGTCCCTCCTTACACGCAGCCACAAACACAGCCTCCGGTGACTTGATACCCTTCCAAGTCCGCACTGCCTCCTTCAAATACGCGATTACACCCGGTACATTCGCTTAATACTGCTTGATTGTACGCTGAATCTCTCCGTTTAACCTAAACTGCGGGGTACAGGGCATATCCCGCAACTGCTGCAAAACTTCCTGAA
It encodes:
- a CDS encoding ASCH domain-containing protein, which gives rise to MLLGRGPSGEKPSDFPDLVRDSKGVVANYLISCSDRTSTTSSSTRPTNQKLMTTTIIKAISLHQPWASLITMGLKKYETRSWATNYRGPLLICAAKKTSREQKLYHQYFLNKYQQILTNTDNYIEWEDLPFGSAIAQVNLTDCIRMTPAFISEQPQTELDTGDWQVGRFAWRLDNIRRIVPAIPITGKQGLFNAEVELTSLTLEAVS
- a CDS encoding DUF488 domain-containing protein, producing MIFTSYYAGEIKGEPVSISLYLPKGWKGKHLPLFAPTPELLHWWKFSAKDTAAQQEYKRQFREILDSRLSLIQLWVAKQKDNPVDITLCCFEKTGDFCHRYQVGEEVVQKYLPELWGGEIGTVDRKRQGARGTRETRDKRQGENFSPILPTPCHKPVFSATYPQRVLSLIEQCHSSGYPVQCDRLACGYYRVSLHGEDLGDWSELGVLGVLSGLQHEFYRGRLFPSLAIATPQVPDVPQPVAAQPESPSLITRLDKLEGEELAQIQNWCKSIKKQMFPSVSQYADGRLELHLRRFVSLASAKSGKKAEVKLIASGHYAGADVIEALGEKLLPDFHQALVLFYPSGTQIKVHRDSPAYASGAAQINIMGRAKFSISGCQDPRRMESYWLEDGDCIAFDNKQPHGIERVVGDRWCVCFFRLKAECLEQEYGRQLSLV
- a CDS encoding endonuclease/exonuclease/phosphatase family protein, with the translated sequence MTVKKIISFLVGLLLSVVLIATPAWAIDVVSGEQVELKATSNLGVPLHQTSSSSLIGRALDGTVAKVVTTAKNGNWVEIQLPDGQERWIVEKYISRVISSQPTRPQPEELVPEPQDNRENTALKSGEDLLTVAGFNVENLDPGDTERFVPLSELIVKNLAAPDIIVLTEIQDNDGSQNSQIVEATETYNKLINAIKSVGGPEYIAFDIAPERNADGGEPGGNIRVGYLYQPQRVSLAAGTVGTAIDTVSVLDGPKLSLNPARIDPTNSAFKRSRKPLAAEFIFNNNSLFVVGNHFVSQRDDNDTQRLNQANIVGDFTRKILAEDNNANVIVAGDLNDLNDSETIKALQKSGLKNLSDLLEENDRYTYKFRNRLQQLDYILVSQNLSNNTSVKFDIVHVNVNKPKPLSDHDPVLAQFQLPKVSSVVNLPVSSTPILSSLSGEALKSQLATEYRTHLGSSILLL
- a CDS encoding IS5 family transposase; the protein is MYLSSLTDEEWLIIEPLLPKKKLTRPPTWSKRQILDGIFYQLKNGCNWADLPKDLPPYSTVFWHYKQWRSDGLIEDIMEILHHRVREKQGRKPLWTTLIMIDSQAVKNTCNASIETKGFCFYKSTNGIKRHLAVDILGFPFFTHCTQANISDDQGLIEMLTIHIDFFKFKPVELPKTTILLDNGYHPDFLEAELVKIYPQIMSKIQFQLSPKPSQSEKVQKGKSGFVPVKARWVIERSNAWMERCKSLVKNFERTLENATTKIHLCFVRLMLRRLATS
- a CDS encoding ISL3 family transposase gives rise to the protein MPSNPLLHFITKVINIEDIKVVNYNFITDDEIVIEIQSQSKVAQCPRCGKTTDKTHQNHWYMVRDIPMSGYQVILKVNRRQLKCTECQKVFSEKLSFVKSRRTYTTRLGMKVIKEVLETDVESAARRNRMTPSEIETILKELEADLLKEKPRQIKKLGIDEITQLKGGKNYAAVLVDLETRRPIALLEKRNKAVIAEYLSSLGSEVLNQIEEVSIDLWIPYKSLIQEMLPNAQVVADRFHVMKQINQELDARRKQEKRAAEKIKNRQEREKKLAGLTHSKYPLLKKKESLSDEEKAKIASLQKVAPELGEMYRNKEAIRDIFESPITSDEALDKFLEWTQAAYKLFPKSCRTICRWIDEILAYFDHRTTQGIVEGINQKIKLIKRRAYGLTNFNSFRRRVLLNWYFCC